The following nucleotide sequence is from Myxococcus guangdongensis.
GGCGTCCACCACTTCGGGCAGTACGTCGATGGCGGCGGGGAGGAAGTCGAGCTGTCGTCCGCCGTGGTTCGACACGACGAGCGCCTCGACTCCGTGCGACACGGCCTTGCGCGCGTCCTCCGCGCACGAGATGCCCTTGAGCACCAGGGGGCCGGGCCAGATGGAGCGCAGCCACTCGACGTCCTTCCACGTCACCGCGGGGTCGAACTGGCTGTTGGTGAAGCGCGCGACGCCCACGGCGTTCGCCTGGGTGAGCGCGGGGTGGTCCACGAAGTTGCCGAAGGTGGCGCGCGGGCTGGACGTCATGCGCAGCACCCAGCCCAAGTGGCGCAGCACGTCCATCACGTTGGAGAAGTGCAGGCGCGGAGGGACGGTGAAGCCGTTGCGGCGGTCCTGCTCGCGGTTGCCCATGACGGGCACGTCCACGGTGAGGCACAGCGCGCGGTAGCCCGCGGCCTTCGCGCGGTCCACGAGGGCGCGGGTGACGCCCCGGTCCTTCCAGACATAGAGCTGGAACCAGAGGGGCGCGGAGGACGCGGCGGCGACCTCTTCAATCGTCCCGATGGACATGGTGCTGAGCGTGAAGACGGCGCCTCTGCTCGCGGCGGCCCGGGCGGCCAGCTCTTCTCCTCGTGGCGCGAGCAGGCCCGCGAGCCCCGTGGGGCCGAGGATGATGGGTGTGGCGAGCCGCTCTCCCAGGAGCGAGACGGAGTGGTCGATGACGCTCACGTCCACGAGCGAGCGCGCGCGGAAGAGGTAGCGCTCGAAGCTCCGTCGATTCGCGTCGGCGGTGAAGCCGTCGTCCGAGGCGCCCTCGACGTAGTCGAAGACGGTCCGGGGCAGCCGCCGCCGCGCGCGCTGACGCAGGTCCTCGATGCTGACATTCACGATGCGGGCTCCCGCGAATCCGACGACGTGCGAGAGGATAGCAGCCCCGAGGCGGGAGGACGCGTTGGACGTGGTGAGGTGCCGCTGCCGGGAGGCTTCCTGTCACTCTTGCTCTTCAGGGGCTTCCTGATGTCGGAGCCTCTTGTCGATCATGTCACTGAGGGGGCCTGAGGTAGGGCGCCGTCGCCACCACCAATCGGCGTCCACGAGGCCCGACTTGTTGAAGGTGCGTCCTCCATCATCGATGGTGGCGCTCCGGTACTGCTCGTCTGCTTCCGAGAGGACGGTCTCGAGTTTCTTCGCGAGGGGCGAAGGGAGCTCTTGCACGGCTTCTTCCAATGCGTCGCGCCGGTACAGGTACTCGGCGAATTCTTCGGGGATGCACCGGGTGCTGCCAATGGTTGCCGAGAATCGCATCCAGCTCACCAGCAGAAGCTCGACCGAGTGAGCGCGTCCGCGGGCAAGCCGCAAGGCGAGATACTCATCCAGGATGTGCTGCTCGTCCTCGGAGAGGGCTGTCAGGAAGGGGTATCGCTCGTCGTTTCGAAGGTCTCGAGCCACCTGGTAGCAGCCGTCCACGACAAAACGTCGAGCAACTTCGCGCTGGATCTCCTCCAAAGCCTTCAGGTCGGGCGCTCGGTGGAGGACCTCGGCGATCACCCGCTTCAGCGTGACACCTGCTTCACCCTCGAAATCCTGCCACGTATCGTGGATGAGCTCCTCGGGCCAGGTGCCCCATGGATAGCGTCGATGTATCGG
It contains:
- a CDS encoding alpha-hydroxy acid oxidase, with product MNVSIEDLRQRARRRLPRTVFDYVEGASDDGFTADANRRSFERYLFRARSLVDVSVIDHSVSLLGERLATPIILGPTGLAGLLAPRGEELAARAAASRGAVFTLSTMSIGTIEEVAAASSAPLWFQLYVWKDRGVTRALVDRAKAAGYRALCLTVDVPVMGNREQDRRNGFTVPPRLHFSNVMDVLRHLGWVLRMTSSPRATFGNFVDHPALTQANAVGVARFTNSQFDPAVTWKDVEWLRSIWPGPLVLKGISCAEDARKAVSHGVEALVVSNHGGRQLDFLPAAIDVLPEVVDAVEGRSEVILDGGIRRGSDIVKAVALGARACMVGRPFLYGLAAKGQAGVEQALDILTSEVDRTLALLGRPQLSELDRSALRLDAPASLERATTSPHLGPHALPRRAGGAHES